Proteins from a genomic interval of Microbacterium phyllosphaerae:
- a CDS encoding carbohydrate ABC transporter permease: protein MNPRPSVMSRVGTGIAIAAVLIFTLFPVYWMVSSALDAKASSGGQSLLPQEFTFDNFAFVLTDGGFGTYLRNSAIVALVTVLVSALVCLLAAVAVARFRFKFRTTILMMILVVQMVPLEALVIPLFLQVKSLGLLNSILGLMVVYVALSLAFGIWMLRGFVAAVPVELEEAAYIDGASWWRMFRSILLPLVMPGLVATSIFSFITAWNEFIFAMTILGSATDQYTVSIGLKSFFGLHSNDWGSIMAASTIITIPVMIFFVIVQRRLSAGMVAGAVKG, encoded by the coding sequence GTGAACCCCCGCCCGTCTGTCATGTCGCGGGTCGGCACCGGTATCGCGATCGCGGCCGTGCTGATCTTCACGCTCTTCCCCGTGTACTGGATGGTCTCCAGCGCACTCGACGCCAAGGCGTCCAGCGGAGGACAGTCCCTGCTGCCGCAGGAGTTCACATTCGACAACTTCGCGTTCGTGCTCACCGACGGCGGTTTCGGCACCTACCTGCGCAACTCCGCGATCGTGGCTCTCGTCACGGTCCTCGTCAGCGCTCTGGTGTGTCTGCTCGCTGCCGTCGCGGTCGCTCGCTTCCGCTTCAAGTTCCGCACCACGATCCTCATGATGATCCTCGTCGTGCAGATGGTGCCGCTCGAAGCCCTCGTGATCCCGCTGTTCCTCCAGGTGAAGAGCCTCGGACTGCTCAACAGCATCCTGGGTCTGATGGTCGTCTACGTCGCCCTCTCGCTCGCGTTCGGAATCTGGATGCTGCGCGGATTCGTCGCCGCCGTCCCGGTGGAGCTCGAGGAGGCCGCGTACATCGACGGTGCCAGCTGGTGGCGGATGTTCCGCTCGATCCTGCTGCCGCTCGTGATGCCTGGTCTGGTCGCGACCAGTATCTTCAGCTTCATCACGGCCTGGAACGAGTTCATCTTCGCGATGACGATCCTCGGCAGCGCGACCGACCAGTACACGGTGTCGATCGGTCTCAAGTCGTTCTTCGGCCTGCACTCCAACGACTGGGGCAGCATCATGGCCGCGTCGACGATCATCACGATCCCCGTCATGATCTTCTTCGTGATCGTGCAGCGTCGGCTCTCGGCCGGCATGGTGGCAGGAGCGGTGAAGGGATGA
- a CDS encoding carbohydrate ABC transporter permease, which produces MSMVQAPLPATKAESTSASVAGGRPRKRGLSLLTARPWLLLAPGLVILAVLMLWPLIQVFIFSLQDYGLREINTGENNWIGIDNYVEALTNPTLWTVVLPNTVGFAAVAVFVTVAVGTLVALLLAKLGPVWRTIVSSCIMVAWAMPAVTGTYVWTFIFDADRGIFNTVLQDLGLMDDPVNWFTNQWSFYAIVLLNVVHHGFPFVAITVLAGLLGVSKEMLEAAALDGANAWMRFWKIIFPTLKPVFSVVIILSTIWDFKVFAQVYLMPGGGGGNRSVLNLGVWSYVESFGQNRYGFGAALAVLLTLVLIGITIVYIRSLMKEDEL; this is translated from the coding sequence ATGTCGATGGTGCAAGCGCCACTGCCGGCCACGAAGGCGGAGTCCACCTCCGCCTCCGTGGCCGGTGGCCGGCCGCGCAAGCGAGGACTCTCGCTGCTCACGGCCCGCCCCTGGCTCCTTCTCGCTCCCGGGCTGGTCATCCTCGCGGTGCTCATGCTTTGGCCGCTCATCCAGGTCTTCATCTTCTCGCTGCAGGACTACGGCCTGCGCGAGATCAACACCGGTGAGAACAACTGGATCGGCATCGACAACTACGTCGAGGCGCTCACCAACCCGACACTCTGGACGGTCGTGCTCCCGAACACGGTCGGCTTCGCAGCCGTCGCGGTGTTCGTCACCGTCGCCGTCGGCACGCTCGTCGCCCTGCTGCTCGCGAAGCTGGGCCCGGTCTGGCGAACCATCGTCTCGAGCTGCATCATGGTGGCCTGGGCGATGCCCGCCGTCACCGGAACCTACGTCTGGACGTTCATCTTCGACGCCGACCGTGGCATCTTCAACACCGTCCTGCAGGATCTCGGCCTGATGGACGACCCGGTGAACTGGTTCACCAACCAGTGGTCGTTCTACGCGATCGTGCTGCTGAACGTCGTGCACCATGGCTTCCCGTTCGTCGCCATCACGGTCCTCGCCGGTCTCCTCGGCGTCTCGAAGGAGATGCTCGAGGCGGCGGCCCTCGACGGCGCCAACGCCTGGATGCGCTTCTGGAAGATCATCTTCCCGACCCTCAAGCCCGTCTTCTCGGTCGTGATCATCCTGTCGACGATCTGGGACTTCAAGGTCTTCGCGCAGGTCTACCTGATGCCCGGCGGAGGCGGCGGCAACCGATCCGTGCTGAACCTCGGAGTCTGGTCGTACGTCGAGTCCTTCGGGCAGAACCGCTACGGGTTCGGTGCCGCGCTCGCCGTGCTCCTCACCCTCGTCCTGATCGGCATCACGATCGTGTACATCCGCTCCCTCATGAAGGAGGACGAGCTGTGA